The Candidatus Methylomirabilota bacterium genome has a window encoding:
- a CDS encoding HAD-IIB family hydrolase codes for MRYLVLACDFDGTLASDGMVSPDSFSALRRLRDSGRRLILVTGREIEDLLAVFPEVTVFDHVVGENGGVLYRPAAREQRTLGEPPSADFVRALRRRGISPLSVGHCVVSTWQPHETAVLETIRDLGLELQVIFNKGAVMVLPSGVNKATGLEAALLELGLSPHNCVGVGDAENDHAFIRLCECGVAVANALPLIQERADWVTRDPNGAGVSELIDKLIAGDLADLEGRLSRHAIVLGAREDGGEVRLNPYGLGVLIAGSSGSGKSTFATGVLERLVERGYQFCIVDPEGDYALLDNAIVLGDKQRAPTVAGALDVLEQPNRNVVVNLLGLGLDERPAFFSRLLPGLQDLRARTGRPHWIVVDEAHHLLPAPSELVSVTLPRTLSGMMLITVHPEHVAPTVLSSIDMVVAIGRSSDETLRAFGEVVGGRPPRELPRTAEPGEALLWPRRPEAGDPLWFRTTPPRAEHRRHVRKYATGELGEDKSFYFRGPAGRLNLRAQNLALFVQLAAGVDDETWLHHLREQDYSRWFREAIKDEELAAETARVEEDSRMSPGESRALVKAAIEQRYTLPS; via the coding sequence ATGCGTTACCTCGTGCTGGCCTGCGACTTCGATGGAACGCTGGCCTCCGATGGAATGGTCTCCCCGGACTCTTTCTCGGCGCTGCGGCGGCTTCGCGACTCGGGCCGCAGGCTCATCCTCGTGACGGGCCGGGAGATCGAGGATCTGCTCGCCGTCTTTCCGGAGGTGACGGTCTTCGATCACGTGGTCGGCGAGAACGGCGGCGTCCTGTACCGCCCCGCCGCCCGCGAGCAGAGAACGCTGGGCGAGCCTCCGTCCGCCGATTTCGTGAGGGCGCTCCGCCGCCGCGGGATCTCTCCACTGTCGGTAGGCCATTGCGTGGTCTCGACCTGGCAGCCTCACGAGACCGCGGTGCTGGAGACGATCCGCGACCTCGGGCTCGAGCTGCAGGTCATCTTCAACAAGGGCGCCGTCATGGTTCTGCCCTCGGGCGTGAACAAGGCCACCGGGCTCGAGGCTGCCCTGCTCGAGCTTGGCCTGTCCCCCCATAATTGCGTGGGCGTCGGCGACGCGGAAAACGATCACGCGTTCATCCGGCTGTGCGAGTGCGGCGTCGCGGTGGCCAATGCCCTTCCCCTCATCCAGGAGCGGGCGGACTGGGTGACCCGGGATCCCAACGGCGCCGGTGTCAGCGAGCTGATCGACAAGCTCATCGCCGGCGATCTGGCCGATCTGGAAGGCCGGCTCTCCCGACACGCCATTGTCCTCGGCGCGCGGGAGGACGGCGGCGAAGTGCGCCTGAATCCCTATGGCCTCGGCGTCCTCATCGCCGGCTCGTCCGGCAGCGGCAAGTCGACGTTCGCCACGGGCGTGCTCGAGCGTCTGGTCGAACGGGGCTACCAGTTCTGCATCGTCGATCCCGAAGGCGACTACGCCCTGCTCGACAATGCCATCGTGCTCGGGGACAAGCAGCGCGCGCCCACGGTGGCGGGAGCGCTGGACGTGCTCGAGCAGCCGAACCGGAACGTGGTGGTCAACCTCCTTGGCCTGGGGCTCGACGAGCGCCCCGCGTTCTTCTCGCGCCTCTTGCCCGGCTTGCAGGATCTCCGGGCGCGCACCGGCCGGCCGCACTGGATCGTGGTGGACGAGGCGCACCATCTGCTCCCCGCGCCCTCCGAGCTCGTCTCGGTGACGCTGCCCCGCACGCTCTCCGGCATGATGCTGATCACCGTGCATCCTGAGCACGTCGCCCCCACGGTGCTATCGTCCATCGACATGGTGGTGGCCATCGGGCGGTCGTCCGACGAGACTCTTCGCGCCTTCGGCGAGGTGGTGGGAGGGCGGCCACCGCGCGAGCTTCCCCGCACGGCCGAGCCTGGAGAGGCGCTCCTGTGGCCGCGCCGACCCGAGGCAGGCGATCCCCTCTGGTTCCGGACGACGCCGCCTCGCGCCGAGCACCGCCGTCACGTGCGCAAGTACGCCACGGGCGAGCTGGGGGAGGACAAGAGCTTCTACTTCCGCGGCCCCGCGGGACGGCTGAACCTGCGTGCCCAGAATCTCGCCCTCTTCGTTCAGCTGGCCGCGGGCGTCGATGACGAGACGTGGCTTCACCATCTGCGGGAGCAGGACTATTCCCGCTGGTTCCGCGAAGCCATCAAGGACGAGGAGCTCGCCGCCGAGACGGCGCGCGTCGAGGAAGACTCGCGCATGTCCCCTGGAGAAAGCCGGGCCTTGGTCAAGGCGGCCATCGAGCAGCGCTACACGCTTCCGTCCTGA
- a CDS encoding ATP-binding protein codes for MKIRSYLLILTAGALLSMLIFSALVAAFLWRSTLSVTAGAALAMTLAAALSILLSWKLAQRISALADLSDPFARGAASPLPRSGTQISEGTATARALQQAVADRRLSEARFDALAQLAPAGLFQTDAAGGYVFVNDRWSSITGVFAENAAGVGWLATLHPDDRERVTREWHEAIRQRSGFSAQYRLLSSRGDARFVTGEAQPVRDEGGAVICYVGLITDITDLKRAAERREALLERMQTARVAAETASLAKDEFLGVVSHELRNPLNSIQLWLEVLRHQSGSPEQLRRAIEFIKRAADTQAKLIDDLLDIARIESGKLSMDTTTVPLGPIVTAALDSVRLAVAAKGIVMDLSLDQAALAVTGDPVRLQQVAANLLSNAVKFTPRNGRIEVSLTNVGSSGRLTIRDSGEGIAPDFLPHIFERFRQADTGSSRTAPGLGLGLSIARQLVELHGGRIWAESPGKAMGATFFVELPLAPTARALVGRQERAQDQPVPSIERFRVLVVEDEGGAREALGFLLRSAGAHVTTAASVREALEILDEVRFDVLISDIGMPGQDGYDLMRQLRQRPAERGGRTPSIALTAYAGPENEQRALAAGYQIHLAKPIRPLTLRQAITSVARRELAAGSGDG; via the coding sequence GTGAAGATCCGATCGTACCTTCTCATCCTCACCGCCGGAGCTCTTCTCTCCATGCTGATTTTCTCGGCGCTCGTTGCCGCATTCCTCTGGAGATCGACCCTCTCGGTGACGGCGGGTGCCGCCCTGGCCATGACTCTGGCGGCGGCTCTCTCGATCCTCTTGAGCTGGAAACTGGCCCAGCGCATTTCGGCTCTCGCGGACCTTTCGGATCCCTTCGCGCGCGGGGCCGCCTCGCCTCTCCCGCGGTCCGGCACGCAGATCAGTGAAGGGACGGCGACGGCCAGAGCCCTCCAGCAAGCCGTGGCCGACCGCCGCCTGAGCGAGGCGCGCTTCGACGCGCTGGCGCAGCTGGCGCCCGCCGGGCTCTTTCAAACCGATGCCGCGGGGGGCTACGTCTTCGTGAACGACCGCTGGTCGAGCATCACGGGCGTCTTCGCCGAGAACGCGGCGGGAGTCGGATGGCTCGCCACCCTGCATCCCGACGACCGCGAGCGCGTCACCCGCGAGTGGCACGAGGCGATCCGGCAAAGGAGCGGCTTCTCCGCTCAGTACCGGCTCCTGTCCTCGCGGGGGGACGCGAGATTCGTGACCGGGGAGGCGCAGCCGGTTCGTGACGAGGGCGGGGCGGTGATTTGCTATGTCGGGCTCATCACCGACATCACGGACCTCAAACGGGCGGCCGAGCGGCGGGAGGCCCTCCTGGAGCGGATGCAAACGGCGCGGGTGGCTGCCGAGACGGCCAGTCTGGCCAAGGACGAGTTCCTGGGCGTGGTCTCACACGAGCTTCGAAATCCGCTCAACTCCATCCAGCTCTGGCTGGAGGTGCTGCGCCACCAGAGCGGCAGTCCGGAGCAGCTCAGGCGGGCCATCGAGTTCATCAAGCGGGCCGCGGACACCCAGGCCAAGCTCATCGACGATCTGCTGGACATCGCGCGGATCGAGTCCGGCAAGCTCTCCATGGACACGACCACCGTCCCCCTCGGGCCCATTGTGACGGCCGCCCTCGACTCGGTGCGACTCGCCGTCGCCGCCAAGGGGATCGTCATGGATCTCAGCCTCGACCAGGCCGCCCTGGCCGTCACCGGGGATCCCGTGCGGCTCCAGCAGGTCGCCGCCAATCTCCTGTCGAATGCGGTCAAGTTCACCCCCCGGAACGGACGCATCGAGGTGTCGCTCACCAATGTCGGGTCGAGTGGGCGCTTGACCATCAGGGACAGCGGTGAGGGTATCGCCCCGGACTTTCTCCCCCATATCTTCGAGCGATTCCGCCAGGCCGACACCGGCAGCAGCCGGACCGCGCCGGGACTCGGGCTCGGCCTGAGCATCGCGCGACAGCTCGTGGAGCTTCACGGAGGCCGAATCTGGGCCGAGAGCCCGGGGAAGGCAATGGGGGCCACGTTCTTCGTGGAGCTTCCGCTCGCGCCGACCGCTCGCGCCCTGGTGGGAAGACAGGAACGCGCGCAGGATCAGCCCGTGCCGTCGATCGAGCGGTTTCGCGTCCTCGTCGTGGAGGACGAAGGCGGCGCGCGAGAGGCCCTCGGCTTCCTGCTCAGGTCGGCGGGCGCTCACGTGACGACCGCGGCGTCGGTCCGGGAGGCCCTGGAGATCCTGGACGAGGTGCGATTCGACGTGCTCATCAGCGATATCGGCATGCCGGGACAGGACGGCTACGATCTCATGCGCCAGCTTCGGCAGCGCCCGGCCGAGCGGGGCGGCCGGACTCCAAGCATCGCCTTGACCGCATATGCCGGGCCCGAGAACGAGCAACGAGCGCTTGCGGCCGGCTACCAGATCCACCTGGCCAAGCCCATCCGTCCCTTGACGCTCAGGCAGGCCATCACGAGCGTGGCGCGGCGGGAATTGGCCGCGGGCTCGGGGGACGGCTGA
- a CDS encoding PAS domain S-box protein, whose translation MARYAVAVLCAAAAVMVRAWLTPLWEHRFPYLTAYPAIIVAAWFGGVGPGLLTTALCTMAAAYFWIPPTSTLLITAPSELVALGVFVFIGVAISVLNEAIRRRERQLDQLLESISDGFIVLDRGWRYRFVNERAAQLARRPREALLGKRIWDEFPELVGSVFEAEARRAVQEDLARFIEFFDERRGLWSEVRMYPSRAGLAIYLQDVTERKQAETASFHLTAIVQSSADAIVSKDLKGIIRSWNPAAEKLFGFTAAEAVGRHIAIIIPPDRRHEEEDVLVRIGQGIAVEDLETVRMRKDGTLVDISLTVSPVRSTEGEIIGASKIARDISDRKRVEDERRSLLARERAARAEAEAASRAKDEFLAVLSHELRTPLNAVYGWANILKAGEVDEATAARGLDAIVRNSNVQVQLIDDLLDVSRIVSGKMRLDVQNVDLASVVRAVLDSMSPAAAAKGIRLRSVLDPRAGPVTGDPNRLQQVVWNLLSNAVKFTPKGGQVQVHLQRVNSHVEIVVSDTGQGMDPELLPFVFERFRQGDSSSTREHAGLGLGLSLVRYLTELHGGTVSADSLGRGKGATFTVKLPMTIVQVRPATGERQHPTTAPTVSSRGGARLHGLRVLLVDDDLDSLDLAAAILSSAGAVVKTCLSSPEALELIPSWRPDVLISDIEMPGDDGYALIRKVRALDRSRGGGIPAIALTAYGRMDDRIRAISAGYSMHIPKPVDPAELTTIVASLAGRG comes from the coding sequence GTGGCTCGCTACGCCGTCGCGGTCTTGTGCGCGGCGGCCGCCGTCATGGTGAGAGCCTGGCTGACCCCTCTGTGGGAGCACAGGTTTCCCTACCTGACCGCCTACCCCGCCATCATCGTGGCGGCCTGGTTCGGAGGAGTCGGCCCCGGGCTCCTGACCACCGCGCTCTGCACGATGGCCGCCGCCTACTTCTGGATCCCTCCCACCAGTACCCTGCTCATTACGGCGCCGAGCGAGCTCGTCGCCCTGGGTGTCTTTGTCTTCATCGGCGTGGCCATCAGCGTCTTGAACGAGGCGATCCGGCGCCGGGAGCGACAGCTCGATCAGCTTCTCGAGAGCATCAGCGATGGGTTCATCGTGCTGGACCGCGGCTGGCGTTACCGGTTCGTCAACGAGAGGGCCGCCCAGCTGGCGCGTCGGCCCCGCGAAGCGCTCCTGGGCAAGCGCATCTGGGACGAATTCCCCGAGCTCGTGGGGAGCGTCTTCGAGGCCGAAGCGCGGCGCGCCGTGCAAGAGGACCTCGCGCGCTTCATAGAATTCTTTGATGAGCGCCGTGGGCTGTGGTCGGAAGTTCGGATGTACCCGTCGCGCGCGGGGCTCGCCATTTACCTCCAGGATGTCACGGAGAGAAAGCAGGCGGAGACGGCATCGTTCCATCTCACGGCGATCGTGCAGTCTTCGGCCGACGCGATCGTCAGCAAGGACCTCAAGGGGATCATCAGATCCTGGAACCCGGCGGCCGAGAAGCTGTTCGGGTTCACGGCGGCCGAGGCCGTGGGTCGGCACATCGCGATCATCATCCCGCCCGACCGCCGGCACGAGGAGGAGGACGTCCTGGTCCGGATCGGGCAGGGCATCGCCGTCGAGGATCTCGAGACGGTGCGCATGCGTAAGGACGGGACGCTGGTAGACATCTCGCTGACCGTGTCTCCGGTGCGGTCGACGGAGGGCGAGATCATCGGCGCCTCGAAGATCGCGCGGGATATCAGCGATCGGAAGCGGGTGGAAGATGAGCGGAGAAGTCTCCTCGCCCGTGAGCGGGCGGCCCGGGCCGAGGCCGAGGCAGCCAGCCGCGCCAAGGACGAGTTCCTGGCCGTCCTGTCCCACGAGCTGAGGACCCCACTCAATGCCGTGTACGGGTGGGCCAATATCCTGAAGGCGGGCGAGGTCGACGAGGCCACGGCGGCGCGGGGGCTGGACGCGATCGTCCGGAACTCCAATGTCCAGGTGCAGCTCATCGACGATCTCCTCGACGTGTCCCGCATCGTGTCGGGCAAGATGCGACTCGACGTCCAGAACGTCGACCTGGCATCGGTGGTCAGGGCGGTTCTCGACTCCATGAGCCCGGCGGCCGCCGCGAAGGGGATACGACTCCGGAGCGTGCTCGATCCGCGGGCGGGACCGGTCACGGGGGATCCGAACCGGCTGCAGCAGGTGGTCTGGAACCTCCTGAGCAATGCCGTGAAGTTCACCCCCAAGGGCGGCCAGGTGCAGGTACACCTGCAGCGGGTCAACTCGCATGTCGAGATCGTCGTGAGCGATACGGGGCAGGGCATGGATCCGGAGCTGCTGCCCTTTGTGTTCGAGCGGTTCCGGCAAGGCGACAGCTCGAGCACACGAGAGCACGCCGGGCTCGGGCTCGGGCTCTCCCTCGTCCGGTACCTGACCGAGCTTCACGGGGGGACCGTTTCCGCGGACAGCCTCGGAAGAGGCAAGGGAGCGACGTTCACGGTGAAGCTGCCCATGACCATCGTGCAGGTGCGCCCGGCCACGGGGGAGCGGCAGCATCCCACGACGGCCCCGACGGTTTCCTCGCGGGGGGGAGCACGCCTCCACGGATTGCGTGTGCTCCTCGTGGATGACGACCTGGACTCGCTCGATCTCGCCGCGGCCATCCTGAGCTCCGCGGGGGCCGTGGTGAAGACGTGTCTGTCGTCGCCGGAGGCCCTCGAGCTGATACCGTCATGGCGGCCGGATGTGCTGATCTCCGATATCGAGATGCCCGGCGACGACGGCTATGCGTTGATCCGTAAAGTGCGCGCGCTCGACCGCTCGAGAGGAGGAGGTATCCCTGCCATTGCCCTCACCGCGTATGGGCGGATGGACGACCGTATCCGTGCTATTTCCGCGGGCTATAGCATGCACATACCAAAGCCCGTGGACCCGGCGGAGCTGACCACGATCGTGGCCAGCCTCGCCGGACGTGGCTGA
- a CDS encoding CoA-transferase: MEAAYHDVIRRRLDVPLEEGPDKTTTLAEAVRRHVRAGDTVYVGAAHGRANVLVREVTRLWWGKRPDFTLAAIGVGSPWTALIHGGLVRRVITTFMGEGYPFPTPQPLLSRAVLEGRLEVQNWSMLTMPLRLLAGAMGVPFLTTKSLLGSSMEEDNARDGDFMAADDPFGGEGRVGYVRALVPDVALIHGWAADRAGNVLTAAPLNENLYGAMAARRGAVVTVERIVSTDFIRRHSGLVKLPSQYVQAVVEAPQGCHPGGMYGMGVAELEGYAEDLEWILECRRAFREPGTAEAWIREWILDVPDQAAYLAKLGYARIMETKGRAHTDAWVSELESLSATLPGPASPASPSEWMVVVAARVLAEKVRAHGYRSFLAGVGNSNLAAWLAAYELKRGGVDVEIMAETGMVGYLPRPAEPFVFSFRNFPSAKMLTDILHVMGVFMGGRHNACLGSLAAGQIDKHGNINSTIIPGVTYVTGSGGANDITSSSREVVVCLQQSPRRFVDKVPYITAPGRAVRAVVSDLGVYEKDGEGGTLQLTGTFGHRPEADAVEAARAACGWELAVGARLRRFEVPTADELALIRLFDPRRYFLGEDPGKTT; encoded by the coding sequence ATGGAGGCGGCGTACCACGATGTCATCAGGCGGCGGCTCGACGTGCCCCTCGAGGAGGGCCCGGACAAGACGACGACGCTCGCGGAAGCGGTGCGCCGGCACGTCCGGGCCGGCGACACGGTCTATGTCGGCGCCGCCCACGGGCGCGCCAACGTGCTCGTCCGCGAGGTCACGCGCCTGTGGTGGGGCAAGCGCCCCGATTTCACGCTCGCCGCCATCGGCGTCGGATCACCGTGGACCGCCCTCATCCATGGCGGCCTCGTCCGCCGCGTCATCACCACATTCATGGGCGAGGGCTATCCCTTCCCTACGCCGCAGCCCTTGCTCTCCCGGGCTGTCCTTGAGGGCAGGCTGGAGGTCCAGAACTGGTCGATGCTGACCATGCCGCTGCGGCTTCTCGCCGGCGCCATGGGCGTGCCCTTCCTCACCACGAAGTCGCTCCTCGGCTCCTCCATGGAAGAGGACAACGCGAGGGACGGGGACTTCATGGCCGCCGACGATCCCTTCGGGGGAGAGGGGCGCGTGGGCTACGTCCGCGCGCTCGTGCCCGACGTGGCCCTCATTCACGGCTGGGCGGCCGACCGCGCAGGGAATGTGCTGACGGCGGCACCGCTCAACGAGAACCTGTACGGGGCCATGGCCGCCAGGCGCGGCGCCGTCGTCACCGTCGAGCGCATCGTCTCCACCGACTTCATCCGGCGCCATTCGGGTCTCGTCAAGCTTCCCTCGCAGTACGTACAGGCCGTGGTCGAGGCGCCGCAGGGATGTCATCCCGGCGGCATGTACGGCATGGGGGTCGCCGAGCTGGAAGGGTACGCCGAAGATCTGGAATGGATCCTCGAGTGCCGGCGCGCCTTCCGCGAGCCCGGGACGGCGGAGGCCTGGATCAGGGAGTGGATCCTCGACGTGCCGGACCAGGCGGCCTATCTGGCCAAGCTCGGCTACGCGCGGATCATGGAGACCAAGGGCCGCGCCCACACCGACGCGTGGGTCTCCGAGCTCGAGTCGCTATCCGCGACGCTGCCGGGGCCCGCGTCTCCGGCCTCTCCCTCCGAATGGATGGTGGTGGTGGCGGCGCGCGTCCTCGCCGAAAAAGTCCGCGCGCATGGCTACCGCAGCTTTCTGGCCGGCGTGGGCAACTCCAACCTCGCCGCCTGGCTGGCCGCCTACGAGCTCAAGCGCGGCGGCGTCGACGTCGAGATCATGGCCGAGACGGGCATGGTCGGCTACCTCCCGCGGCCCGCCGAGCCCTTCGTCTTCTCCTTCCGCAATTTTCCCTCGGCCAAGATGCTCACGGACATCCTGCACGTCATGGGGGTGTTCATGGGGGGCCGGCACAATGCGTGCCTGGGGTCGCTCGCGGCGGGGCAGATCGACAAGCACGGCAATATCAACTCGACCATCATCCCGGGCGTGACCTACGTGACGGGCTCGGGCGGCGCCAATGACATCACCTCCTCCTCGCGTGAAGTGGTGGTCTGCCTCCAGCAATCGCCCCGGCGCTTCGTCGACAAGGTGCCGTACATCACCGCGCCCGGCCGCGCCGTGCGCGCCGTGGTGTCCGATCTCGGAGTGTACGAGAAGGATGGCGAGGGGGGGACGCTCCAGCTCACGGGCACCTTCGGCCATCGACCCGAGGCCGATGCCGTCGAGGCTGCGCGCGCGGCCTGCGGCTGGGAGCTGGCCGTGGGCGCCCGGTTGCGGCGCTTCGAGGTGCCGACCGCGGATGAGCTCGCCCTCATCCGCCTCTTCGATCCCCGCCGCTACTTTCTGGGAGAAGACCCGGGCAAGACGACGTGA
- a CDS encoding DUF1232 domain-containing protein → MKALLLVLPRLAGMLGALLADRAVPGRAKILLAALAVYLVTPLDLIPDFIPLFGWLDDALLVALVLDRLVTVLGRPLLLKHWPFDVASLDATLTTARRVAAWIPRRLKARVVAPRREAA, encoded by the coding sequence ATGAAGGCCCTTCTCCTCGTCCTCCCCCGCCTGGCCGGCATGCTGGGGGCGCTGCTGGCCGACCGCGCGGTGCCGGGGCGGGCCAAGATCCTCCTCGCCGCTCTGGCCGTGTACCTGGTGACGCCCCTCGACCTGATTCCGGACTTCATTCCGCTCTTCGGCTGGCTCGACGATGCGCTCCTGGTTGCCCTCGTCCTCGATCGACTCGTCACGGTCCTCGGCCGGCCCCTGCTTCTCAAGCACTGGCCGTTCGATGTCGCATCCCTCGATGCCACCCTCACCACGGCCCGGCGGGTCGCCGCCTGGATTCCCCGGCGGCTGAAGGCGCGCGTGGTCGCCCCGAGACGGGAGGCGGCGTGA
- a CDS encoding (Fe-S)-binding protein — protein MSPSHQWYGAVPGWLPFYALIVVALVLFARRAIFLLRLILVGKPDARWDKVPQRLLAVLVYVFGQARLLQNDFWPGLMHATIFWGFVVLTLGTIEFFGQGMAEGFHLPLLSNTPPYLILEDAFSVAVIAAIAYAAYRRLVTKPRRLTLSPEGLFILLLIFGLMITDLAADAGRIVLAPAPSDHWQFAGRALAGPLAHLPPGAVTAIFHVSWWLHAVLLLSFLVYLPYSKHLHIMAAPFNVFFASQKPKGQFQTINLEEAETFGVGSLKDFTWRDLFDTYNCTECGRCTSGCPANISGKELDPKWLILNLQDFLLESAGGHAKHGHHAGDKSAAEKAPALARSPAPARSMVGDVIHDNVLWACTTCRWCVDACPVFIEHVPKIVDMRRWLVLTESRFPAELQPAFRNLETNGNPWQMSWQTRAEWAGDLGLRLMSDVREAEYLYWVGCYGSFDERNKKVARAFVKLMQAAGVDFAILGNEEKCTGEPARRLGHEYLYQTLAQGNIETLKQYKFQTIVTACPHCFNTIRNEYPDFDGRFKVIHHSQLLDELVQSGRLKVPRERTERITYHDACNLGRYNDVYEEPRRVLASATRGELAEMKLSRSKGMCCGGGGGRVWMEENEGRRVNQIRVEQAMEVNPDILASACPFCLTMFEDGVKGKGVSDKIKARDIAEVLAEGLP, from the coding sequence ATGTCGCCCTCTCACCAGTGGTACGGGGCCGTCCCCGGCTGGCTCCCGTTCTACGCGTTGATCGTCGTGGCCCTCGTGCTCTTCGCGCGACGCGCGATCTTTCTTCTCCGGCTCATACTGGTGGGGAAGCCGGACGCGCGATGGGACAAGGTGCCCCAGCGACTGCTCGCGGTCCTCGTGTACGTCTTCGGCCAGGCCAGGCTCCTCCAGAACGACTTCTGGCCCGGGCTCATGCATGCCACGATCTTCTGGGGCTTCGTCGTCCTCACGCTCGGGACCATCGAGTTCTTCGGGCAGGGGATGGCCGAGGGGTTCCACCTTCCGCTGCTCTCCAACACGCCCCCCTACCTGATCCTCGAAGACGCCTTCAGCGTGGCCGTCATCGCGGCCATCGCCTACGCGGCCTACCGCCGGCTGGTGACCAAGCCCCGCCGCCTCACCCTCTCGCCCGAGGGCCTCTTCATCCTGCTCCTGATCTTCGGGCTCATGATCACGGACCTTGCTGCCGACGCGGGCCGGATCGTGCTCGCCCCCGCGCCGTCCGACCACTGGCAGTTCGCGGGGAGGGCGCTGGCGGGCCCGCTCGCTCATCTGCCGCCCGGGGCGGTCACCGCCATTTTCCACGTGTCGTGGTGGCTCCACGCGGTGCTCCTCCTGAGCTTCCTCGTGTACCTGCCGTACTCGAAGCACCTGCACATCATGGCTGCCCCCTTCAACGTATTCTTCGCCTCCCAGAAGCCCAAGGGGCAGTTCCAGACGATCAACCTCGAGGAAGCCGAGACCTTCGGGGTGGGCAGTCTCAAGGATTTCACGTGGAGGGATCTCTTCGACACGTACAACTGCACCGAGTGCGGCCGCTGCACCTCCGGGTGCCCGGCCAACATCAGCGGCAAGGAGCTCGATCCGAAGTGGCTCATCCTGAACCTTCAAGACTTTCTCCTCGAGAGCGCGGGGGGCCACGCCAAGCACGGACATCATGCGGGCGACAAGTCGGCCGCCGAGAAGGCCCCCGCCCTCGCGAGGTCGCCCGCCCCCGCGAGGTCAATGGTCGGCGACGTCATCCACGACAATGTCCTGTGGGCCTGCACGACCTGCCGCTGGTGCGTGGACGCCTGCCCCGTCTTCATCGAGCACGTGCCCAAGATCGTGGACATGCGGCGCTGGCTCGTCCTCACGGAGTCGCGGTTCCCCGCGGAGCTGCAGCCCGCCTTCCGCAATCTCGAGACCAATGGCAATCCGTGGCAGATGTCCTGGCAGACGCGGGCGGAGTGGGCCGGCGACCTCGGCCTCCGGCTCATGAGCGACGTGCGCGAGGCGGAGTATCTCTACTGGGTCGGCTGCTACGGCTCCTTCGACGAGCGGAACAAGAAGGTGGCGCGGGCCTTCGTCAAGCTCATGCAGGCCGCGGGAGTGGACTTCGCCATCCTCGGCAACGAGGAGAAGTGCACGGGCGAGCCGGCCCGGCGGCTGGGGCACGAGTACCTCTACCAGACGCTCGCCCAGGGCAACATCGAGACGCTGAAGCAGTACAAGTTCCAGACCATCGTCACGGCCTGCCCCCACTGCTTCAACACCATCCGGAACGAGTACCCTGATTTCGACGGACGGTTCAAGGTCATCCACCATAGCCAGCTCCTCGACGAGCTGGTGCAGTCGGGACGGCTGAAGGTGCCGCGCGAGCGGACCGAGCGCATCACCTATCACGACGCCTGCAATCTCGGCCGGTACAACGACGTCTACGAGGAGCCGAGGCGCGTGCTCGCCTCCGCCACGCGGGGCGAGCTGGCGGAGATGAAGCTGTCTCGATCCAAGGGCATGTGCTGCGGGGGCGGGGGCGGCCGCGTGTGGATGGAGGAGAACGAGGGGCGCCGCGTGAACCAGATCCGCGTCGAGCAGGCCATGGAGGTGAACCCCGACATCCTCGCCTCCGCGTGTCCCTTCTGCCTCACCATGTTCGAAGACGGGGTCAAAGGCAAAGGCGTGAGCGACAAGATCAAAGCCCGCGACATCGCTGAGGTGCTGGCCGAGGGGCTGCCATAG
- the meaB gene encoding methylmalonyl Co-A mutase-associated GTPase MeaB, with protein MPAAAPAPSHTLVERMLAGDRLALARLITRVENRGAGIPEIMRTLQPRLGRAHVLGITGPPGAGKSTLVDRVISYLRAEGAAVGVLAVDPSSPFTGGAVLGDRIRMQTHTLDPGVFIRSMATRGSLGGLAAATGDVLKLMDAFGFPWVLVETVGVGQTELDIVKLADTTVVALVPESGDSVQAMKAGLMEVADIFVVNKADREGAHALMAELRFSVHLHYSSSASPKDVDWETPVLATQAVSDVGVAELLAEIKRHRAVLEASGALEKRRQARRRAELRTLLVERFASEVLAGMEQDRAIAPLIDAVAEGTLDSYSAVSQILSTILRRP; from the coding sequence GTGCCCGCCGCCGCACCCGCCCCTTCTCACACCCTCGTCGAGCGCATGCTCGCGGGCGACCGCCTGGCCCTGGCCCGTCTCATCACGCGGGTCGAGAACCGCGGGGCGGGAATTCCGGAGATCATGCGCACCCTCCAGCCCCGGCTGGGCCGCGCCCACGTCCTGGGAATCACCGGGCCGCCGGGGGCGGGCAAGTCCACCCTCGTCGACCGTGTCATCAGTTACCTCCGCGCGGAGGGCGCCGCCGTGGGTGTGCTCGCCGTCGATCCGTCGAGCCCGTTCACCGGGGGTGCCGTGCTGGGCGACCGCATCCGCATGCAGACCCACACCCTGGATCCCGGCGTGTTCATCCGCAGCATGGCGACGCGCGGCAGCCTCGGCGGTCTCGCGGCCGCCACCGGCGACGTGCTCAAGCTCATGGATGCCTTCGGGTTCCCCTGGGTGCTCGTGGAGACCGTGGGGGTGGGACAGACCGAGCTGGACATCGTCAAGCTCGCCGACACGACGGTGGTGGCCCTGGTACCCGAGTCGGGCGACTCGGTGCAGGCCATGAAGGCGGGGCTGATGGAGGTCGCCGACATCTTCGTGGTCAACAAGGCCGACCGCGAAGGCGCGCATGCCCTCATGGCCGAGCTGCGCTTTTCCGTACACCTGCACTACTCGAGCAGCGCCTCGCCCAAGGACGTCGACTGGGAGACGCCCGTGCTGGCCACCCAGGCCGTGAGCGACGTCGGCGTGGCGGAGCTCCTCGCCGAGATTAAGCGGCACCGGGCCGTCCTCGAGGCCTCGGGCGCCCTCGAGAAGCGGCGCCAGGCGCGGCGGCGCGCGGAGCTTCGCACTCTCCTCGTCGAGCGCTTCGCGAGCGAGGTGCTCGCGGGCATGGAGCAGGACCGCGCCATCGCGCCCCTCATCGACGCGGTGGCCGAGGGCACGCTCGATTCGTACTCCGCCGTCTCGCAGATCCTCTCCACGATCCTCCGGCGACCTTGA